A window of the Isosphaera pallida ATCC 43644 genome harbors these coding sequences:
- a CDS encoding glycosyltransferase family 2 protein: MSIEKIGNTEKWNHLELSVVVPLYNEEAVVGELHRRLDLALRGLGVAYEIVFVNDGSKDATAELTAQLVARDPCLRVIHLSRNFGHQAAVCAGIDQARGAAVLVMDGDLQDPPELIPEFYALWKRGWEVVYAVRGSRKERGLKRLGYYLFYRIMAALSDLEIPLDSGDFGLMDRRVVEELKKLPEKKRFVRGLRTFVGFRQVGLEYARSAREAGEPKYTFRGLVRLALDGLVSFSDAPLRLASILGGVAILMALGLGAFTIIDAIWTRTAPPGWASLMTTVLFLGAVQLICVGILGEYLRLIFYETKGRPTYIVGRIDQHAAAESSDSSATPPALTASRGDSAP; the protein is encoded by the coding sequence ATGAGTATTGAGAAGATTGGGAATACGGAAAAGTGGAATCATCTTGAGCTCAGCGTGGTGGTGCCGCTCTACAACGAGGAGGCGGTGGTGGGCGAACTTCACCGGCGGCTCGACTTGGCGCTGCGGGGGCTGGGGGTGGCTTACGAGATCGTGTTCGTCAACGACGGCAGCAAGGACGCCACCGCCGAGTTGACCGCACAACTCGTGGCACGTGACCCCTGCTTACGGGTGATTCACCTCAGCCGCAACTTCGGTCATCAGGCTGCAGTCTGCGCTGGGATCGACCAAGCCCGGGGGGCGGCGGTGCTGGTGATGGATGGCGACTTGCAGGATCCTCCCGAATTGATTCCCGAGTTTTACGCCCTGTGGAAGCGAGGTTGGGAGGTGGTTTACGCTGTGCGTGGCTCGCGTAAGGAACGCGGTCTCAAGCGGTTGGGGTACTATTTGTTTTATCGCATCATGGCTGCGCTGAGCGATCTGGAGATTCCGCTGGACAGCGGCGACTTCGGCTTGATGGACCGCCGGGTGGTCGAGGAACTCAAGAAGCTGCCCGAGAAAAAGCGGTTCGTCCGGGGTCTGCGGACGTTTGTAGGGTTCCGGCAGGTCGGCTTGGAATATGCCCGGTCGGCTCGCGAGGCGGGGGAACCGAAGTACACCTTCAGAGGGCTGGTGCGGTTGGCGCTCGACGGCCTCGTGAGCTTCAGCGACGCGCCGTTGCGTCTGGCGTCGATTTTGGGAGGGGTGGCGATCTTGATGGCGTTGGGTCTGGGGGCCTTCACGATCATCGACGCGATTTGGACCCGCACCGCACCGCCGGGTTGGGCCAGTCTGATGACGACGGTGCTGTTCCTGGGAGCGGTTCAATTGATCTGCGTGGGGATTTTGGGCGAATACCTGCGATTGATCTTCTACGAGACCAAGGGACGCCCCACCTACATCGTTGGTCGGATCGACCAACACGCGGCCGCCGAGTCGTCCGACAGCTCCGCCACGCCTCCCGCCCTAACCGCCAGCCGGGGAGACTCTGCGCCATGA
- a CDS encoding class I SAM-dependent methyltransferase → MIETWSVNDPEHTMSDELLAPLRDRVRGHFWWRARSETVRRILELRQVPRDAAILDVGCGWGTTLEALERDGRRVVGMDVSRKSLEALERENPQRRLIEADLTQPWPKHHERFQVLLCLDVIEHLDDDRAAVSRLAELVEPGGLVVVSVPALPELFSEYDEIQGHRRRYRPESLTAAFEGSGLILERVAWWGEAIHALVKLQRAGKPHARTDGLPFHERYARYLKQPPWPIPPMLGALLRREIPRVLAGRTRIGTSLFALARKP, encoded by the coding sequence ATGATCGAAACCTGGTCGGTCAACGATCCCGAACACACTATGTCCGACGAGTTGCTGGCTCCGCTTCGGGATCGAGTGCGGGGTCATTTCTGGTGGCGGGCGCGGTCGGAGACAGTTCGTCGCATTCTAGAGCTGCGCCAAGTGCCGCGCGACGCGGCGATTCTCGATGTCGGTTGTGGTTGGGGGACGACCTTGGAGGCTCTCGAACGCGACGGACGCCGGGTGGTGGGAATGGATGTCTCACGCAAGTCGTTGGAGGCTCTGGAACGGGAGAATCCCCAACGGCGTCTCATCGAAGCCGACCTGACCCAACCCTGGCCTAAACACCATGAGCGTTTCCAGGTTCTGCTTTGCTTGGATGTGATCGAGCATCTGGACGACGACCGGGCTGCCGTCTCCCGTTTGGCCGAGTTGGTCGAGCCGGGCGGCCTAGTGGTGGTGAGCGTGCCCGCGCTTCCCGAACTGTTCTCGGAGTACGACGAAATTCAAGGTCACCGACGGCGTTATCGTCCCGAGAGCCTGACGGCAGCCTTCGAGGGATCGGGCCTCATTTTGGAGCGGGTCGCCTGGTGGGGCGAGGCGATTCACGCCCTGGTCAAACTGCAACGCGCAGGCAAGCCTCACGCTCGAACCGACGGCCTGCCGTTCCATGAGCGTTACGCCCGTTACCTCAAGCAACCCCCTTGGCCGATTCCACCGATGTTGGGAGCGTTGCTCCGTCGGGAGATTCCCCGTGTGTTGGCGGGTCGCACCCGGATCGGCACCTCGTTGTTCGCCCTAGCTCGCAAGCCCTAG
- a CDS encoding alpha/beta hydrolase: protein MAEQRPGWTRRGTAAAAAITTTMVLTLAIGSSWGTPGHAQPRLQPQPPDPKKANEFGVGGRRVIPGGGGPNAEFVPRDGGAINRNLGAGGRVRFKVAAFDRSPLAVTYYPSRQGPGAAVVVMVHDLNQTAREFETPIPDQNNVGLAEILQKQGYAVVLYDARGQGGSRGPLLKPADLIAQGGTPGVVLPEVVPALAAEYVREVAARRAEREAATDGKAQAKTRPSGNRRKSADPDVVKRQEELEAERTEQQRRRDRESDLVRKINDLQAIYYFLIDRHNRGEFNLGKLAVIATGDGANLAAAWAATPQAAVAAPRPLSDLSALVLVSPKETLESLQLADSLKVFASRVPTMILTSEDHAETSKVARDNQGTVERNRRGAIALIPSSALTGARLIRFEKGVVERLVEFLDATVKFKVEDWEPRYNLQPVGATRAEVAGPGAAATPPPAAPDAEPAVPKKGNSP, encoded by the coding sequence ATGGCGGAGCAACGACCGGGATGGACTCGCCGTGGAACCGCGGCCGCGGCGGCGATCACCACGACGATGGTTCTGACCCTGGCAATCGGGTCGTCCTGGGGAACGCCTGGACATGCTCAACCCCGACTTCAACCCCAGCCGCCCGACCCTAAAAAAGCGAACGAGTTCGGTGTGGGTGGCCGTCGTGTCATCCCCGGCGGAGGGGGGCCCAACGCGGAGTTCGTCCCACGGGACGGCGGCGCGATCAACCGCAACCTCGGTGCAGGGGGCAGAGTCCGTTTCAAGGTGGCCGCATTCGACCGCAGCCCCTTGGCCGTCACCTACTACCCCTCGCGCCAGGGACCAGGGGCCGCCGTAGTAGTGATGGTCCACGACCTTAACCAAACCGCCCGCGAGTTCGAGACCCCAATCCCCGACCAGAACAATGTTGGTTTGGCCGAGATACTGCAGAAACAAGGGTACGCCGTCGTTCTCTACGACGCCCGAGGGCAGGGGGGCAGTCGAGGCCCCTTGTTAAAGCCCGCGGATTTGATCGCCCAAGGCGGTACTCCTGGAGTCGTCCTGCCCGAAGTCGTTCCCGCCCTGGCCGCCGAATACGTCCGTGAAGTCGCCGCCCGACGCGCTGAGCGCGAAGCCGCCACCGACGGGAAGGCCCAGGCCAAAACCAGACCAAGTGGCAACCGTCGCAAAAGCGCCGATCCCGACGTCGTCAAGCGTCAGGAGGAACTTGAAGCCGAACGTACCGAGCAACAACGCCGCCGCGACCGCGAATCGGACCTCGTCCGCAAGATCAACGACCTCCAAGCGATCTATTATTTCCTCATCGACCGGCATAATCGCGGCGAGTTCAATCTGGGCAAGCTGGCGGTGATCGCCACCGGCGACGGGGCCAACCTGGCGGCGGCCTGGGCGGCGACCCCACAGGCCGCGGTCGCCGCGCCTCGCCCGTTGTCGGACCTGTCAGCGTTGGTTCTGGTTTCGCCCAAAGAAACGTTGGAATCCCTCCAACTAGCTGATTCGCTCAAGGTCTTCGCCTCGCGGGTGCCCACCATGATCCTCACCAGCGAGGACCACGCCGAGACTTCCAAAGTGGCACGCGATAACCAAGGAACGGTCGAACGCAACCGTCGCGGGGCGATCGCCCTGATTCCCTCCAGCGCGTTGACCGGAGCGCGGTTGATCCGGTTCGAGAAGGGGGTGGTCGAACGTCTGGTCGAATTCCTCGACGCCACCGTCAAGTTCAAGGTGGAGGACTGGGAGCCGCGGTACAACCTACAGCCGGTGGGGGCCACTCGCGCCGAGGTGGCCGGTCCCGGTGCCGCCGCCACGCCGCCGCCAGCGGCCCCGGATGCCGAACCAGCCGTTCCTAAGAAAGGGAACAGCCCTTGA
- a CDS encoding cold shock and DUF1294 domain-containing protein, protein MTTTSLATAGFGSPAASVRTRGVVTRFDPKRGFGFVVVERTRQKVFFHVSAIRSAAAQSRSQPAPGVVLSFQIDETDPRGPRAIEITVEDGSAWLVGRWMRLAGVWGVLAALGLVLGGVLTAWVGVRFGVVEAVAVGLVVWNGFTASLFAWDKHRSVRDGCRLPEAALLGATALGGTPAALGMMSLIRHKTRKTPFRLAMWSIVTVQSLLILVWLSRFLPTG, encoded by the coding sequence TTGACAACCACTTCCCTGGCTACCGCCGGCTTCGGCTCACCTGCTGCGTCGGTTCGAACCCGCGGGGTCGTGACGCGGTTCGACCCCAAACGCGGGTTCGGTTTTGTCGTCGTGGAGCGAACCCGGCAGAAGGTGTTCTTTCATGTCTCCGCGATCCGCTCGGCCGCGGCGCAGAGTCGGAGCCAACCCGCGCCCGGCGTGGTCTTGAGCTTCCAAATCGATGAAACCGACCCGCGTGGCCCTCGCGCCATCGAGATCACCGTGGAGGACGGCTCCGCTTGGCTAGTCGGGCGCTGGATGCGTCTTGCGGGCGTGTGGGGCGTCCTGGCGGCGTTAGGGCTGGTTCTGGGTGGCGTGTTGACCGCATGGGTCGGCGTCCGCTTCGGCGTGGTCGAGGCCGTGGCCGTGGGACTGGTGGTTTGGAATGGGTTCACCGCCAGCTTGTTCGCGTGGGACAAACACCGCTCCGTCCGTGACGGCTGCCGCCTGCCCGAAGCAGCGTTGCTGGGAGCCACCGCCTTGGGTGGCACGCCCGCGGCGCTTGGAATGATGTCCCTGATCCGTCACAAGACCCGCAAGACCCCGTTCCGGCTAGCGATGTGGTCGATCGTGACCGTTCAGAGCCTGTTGATATTGGTCTGGCTGAGCCGGTTTCTCCCGACGGGTTGA
- a CDS encoding acyl-CoA dehydrogenase family protein codes for MSTAAPERGRAALDSPPSPEPGRVPGSPKDRGPGTSAAPTAEELNAKQIAQAEELLFSGPPKHGFVKALYQGRFRAEAIFPYPEEPPAARAAADQAVDEVRRFLEEHVDPARIDREADIPRSVIEGLGRVGVLGMTAPVEVGGRGLSQSGYCRVMEVIGGHCASTSVFVNAHHSIGIRALLLFGTEEQKSRWLPGLVRGEKLAAFALTEPEAGSDAGNVQTTAEPIQTEEGPAYQLNGQKRYITNGGIADVLTVMARTPDPKGGESKITAFLVTPDLPGFRVLEERKPKCGIRGTATGALAFNEMIVPASNVLGPVGKGLRVALTVLDFGRTTFGACCTGVAKVCLKAAVRHASTRRQFGKTLGSFELVKKKIAFIAAHTYAMEATTRHAAALIDSGAEDYMLETGILKVFATEVLWDIVYETLQIHGGQGYFNDEPYERMMRDARINTIGEGANEVLKGYLIALAGMRDLGKEFEAVFRDFTSGSSKFFGGLWGLTKNQARLTIQTPHVPVTRVELLPFAKQLAKRVKRFGWAVQKTIVTAGGPLTDLPGVVKFGKAAEKAMLGHMGKLMDRQMIQERIADAVIALYTASCVLSRLDHELNRGDLTPLNRKAGELFLRMSFRKFDRCLDGLKSNDDPHVVEVADLALAQFQA; via the coding sequence ATGTCCACCGCCGCTCCCGAACGTGGCCGGGCCGCGCTCGATTCGCCGCCATCGCCCGAACCGGGCCGGGTACCCGGTTCGCCGAAGGATCGTGGTCCGGGAACCTCCGCTGCGCCCACGGCCGAGGAACTCAACGCCAAGCAGATTGCCCAGGCGGAGGAGTTGCTGTTTTCGGGTCCGCCCAAACATGGATTCGTCAAGGCGTTGTATCAGGGCCGGTTCCGGGCCGAGGCGATCTTTCCCTACCCCGAAGAGCCGCCCGCAGCCCGCGCCGCGGCCGATCAGGCAGTGGACGAGGTCCGACGTTTCCTGGAGGAGCATGTGGATCCTGCCCGGATCGATCGCGAGGCCGACATTCCCCGCTCGGTGATCGAAGGTCTGGGCCGAGTGGGGGTGCTGGGCATGACCGCGCCAGTCGAAGTGGGCGGGCGGGGTCTGAGCCAGTCGGGCTATTGCCGGGTCATGGAGGTCATCGGCGGCCACTGTGCCAGCACCTCGGTGTTCGTCAACGCCCACCACTCGATCGGCATCCGCGCGTTGCTGCTGTTTGGCACCGAGGAGCAGAAAAGCCGCTGGCTACCCGGCCTCGTCCGAGGCGAGAAGCTGGCCGCTTTCGCCCTGACCGAGCCGGAGGCCGGCTCCGACGCGGGCAACGTCCAAACCACGGCCGAACCGATTCAGACCGAGGAGGGACCGGCCTATCAACTCAATGGCCAAAAGCGGTACATCACCAACGGCGGGATTGCCGATGTGCTGACCGTCATGGCCCGCACCCCCGACCCCAAGGGCGGTGAGTCCAAAATCACCGCCTTCCTGGTCACGCCCGATCTGCCGGGGTTTCGCGTGCTGGAGGAACGCAAACCCAAGTGCGGCATCCGCGGCACCGCCACCGGCGCGCTGGCCTTCAACGAGATGATCGTGCCCGCCTCCAACGTGTTGGGACCGGTAGGCAAAGGGCTGCGGGTCGCTCTGACCGTGTTGGACTTCGGCCGGACCACCTTTGGCGCGTGTTGCACCGGGGTCGCCAAGGTCTGTCTCAAGGCGGCGGTCCGCCATGCCTCGACCCGTCGTCAGTTCGGCAAGACCCTCGGCTCGTTCGAGCTGGTCAAGAAGAAAATCGCCTTCATCGCCGCCCACACCTATGCGATGGAGGCCACCACCCGCCACGCCGCCGCGCTGATCGACTCCGGGGCCGAGGACTACATGCTCGAAACCGGCATCCTCAAGGTCTTCGCCACCGAGGTGCTTTGGGACATTGTCTACGAGACCCTGCAAATCCACGGCGGCCAAGGTTACTTCAACGACGAGCCGTATGAACGGATGATGCGCGACGCGCGGATCAACACCATCGGCGAAGGTGCCAACGAGGTTCTCAAGGGCTACCTGATCGCCCTGGCCGGGATGCGTGATCTGGGCAAGGAGTTCGAGGCCGTCTTCCGCGACTTCACCAGCGGCTCGTCTAAGTTCTTCGGCGGCCTGTGGGGCCTGACCAAGAACCAAGCGCGTCTGACCATCCAAACCCCCCACGTACCGGTCACCCGGGTCGAACTGCTGCCATTCGCCAAGCAACTGGCCAAGCGGGTCAAACGGTTCGGCTGGGCGGTCCAGAAAACCATCGTCACCGCCGGCGGCCCGCTGACCGACCTGCCCGGCGTGGTTAAGTTCGGCAAGGCCGCTGAAAAGGCGATGCTCGGCCATATGGGCAAACTCATGGATCGGCAAATGATCCAGGAACGGATCGCCGACGCCGTGATCGCGCTTTACACTGCCTCCTGCGTGCTGTCGCGATTGGATCACGAACTCAACCGCGGCGACCTGACCCCGCTCAACCGCAAAGCGGGCGAACTGTTCCTGCGGATGAGCTTCCGCAAGTTCGACCGCTGCCTGGACGGACTCAAATCCAACGACGATCCCCACGTTGTTGAAGTGGCCGACCTCGCCCTGGCCCAATTCCAAGCGTGA